The DNA region CTTGAGCCGCCAAAAGGCAAGACACCCGAGGATTGGGAGCCGCGCGAACAGACGCTGTTCAAGTCGACCGAACATGGCGACGATGTGGACCGCCCGGTGATGAAGTCCGACGGCTCCTGGACCTACTTCGCGCCGGACATCGCCTATCATTTTGATAAGGTTTCCAGGGGGTTCGATGAATTGATCGACGTGTTTGGCGCGGATCACGGTGGCTACGTCAAGCGGATGAAGGCGGCCGTGTCTGCGCTGTCGGGCGGTGACGTTCCGCTGGATGTGAAGTTGACGCAGCTGGTGAAATTGCGGCGCGGTGACGAAGAGCTGAAGATGTCCAAACGGGCAGGGACCTTCGTGACGCTCGCCGATGTGGTGGAGATGGTGGGCGCGGATGTGACCCGGTTCCACATGCTGACCCGCAAGAACGACGCACCCCTTGATTTCGACGTCGACAAAGTGCGCGAGCAGTCGAAAGACAACCCGGTGTGGTACGTGCAATACGCCCATGCGCGGATCAAATCCGTCCTGCGCAAGGCGGAGGAGGCGGGCATGTCGCCCGATCCCGCAAACCTTAACGCTGTTAACGATCCGGCAGAACTGGCGCTGGCGGCAAAAATCGCCGAATACCCGCGCCTGATCGAGATCGCCGCAAAGGGAAATGAGCCGCACCGCGTGGCCTTCTACCTCTTTGATCTGGCTTCCGATTTTCACGGGCTCTGGAACAAGGGCAACGCAGAGACGCATCTGCGCTTCTTTCAGGATGATGACCCATCGGCCACATCCGGTAAATTGTGCCTGATTTCCGCCGTGGCGATTGTCATTTCAAACGGTCTTGGTATTTTGGGTGTCACTCCGGTCGATCAGATGTGAGGCACAAGACCTCTCCCGGCCCGGACGTCACAGGCAATAAATGATCCGCGGCTCAGTGCCCGGACGATGAGGCGGGCATGGCAGATATCCAATATACCGGGAATGATCCGGACGCGTATTCCTCCTATGGGGCGTATGATCACGCGGCTCAACACGGCGCGGCAACAGACGCATCGCGCGTCACGCAATTGATCAACTGGACGGGCGCCTTGGTGTCCATGGGACTGGTGATCGGCATGGGCGTGTGGGCGTTTCAGCTTCTGGTGCGCGACGTGGCCGATGTGCCGGTGATCCGCGCGCTGGACGGCCCGATGCGGGTGGCACCGGAAAATCCGGGCGGATCTATCGCGGAAAATCAAGGGCTTGCGGTGAACCGTCTGGCTGAAGGGGCGGAAGCTGCGCCGGTGCCGGATCAGCTGTTGCTGGCCCCCCCGCCGCAGGATCTGAGCGCCGTGGACCTGGACGGCACAACGGAAGACACACCCGAAGAGCAGGCGTTTGAGAATGCCTCCGCCGCGCTGCCCGACATCGACGCCGAGGTCGTGCCCGAGGTTGTCGAAGAGGTCGACACCGACGCGCTGATCGCGCGCCTCCTACAGGAAGCGGTGCCGCTGACGGACATGGACGCGCCAGTGCTGGAAGATGACCCAACCGCCATCGGAGAGCCCGCCGTAGACCTTGTGGCGCGGGCGCAGACGATCCCGCTGTCGACCCCCGGTGTGCGTCGCTCCCCCCGTCCGTCCTTGCGCCCGGCAAGCCTTTCAAGGCCCGCGCCAGCGCCTGCGACGCAGGATGGGGCCCAAGGCATCACCGATGATGCCAGCGGGTTCGAGATGGCGGCGGCTGAACTGGAGGCCGGCACCCGTCTTGTCCAGCTTGGCGCATTCGATACGCCGGACCTCGCCCGCTCGGAATGGGAGCGGTTGTCGGGCAACTTCCCGGACTTCTTCCTGGGCCGCGCCCGTGTGATCGAAGAAGCGTCATCGGGCGGGGCCACGTTCTACCGCCTGCGCGCCCATGGCTTCAGCGATTTGTCGGCCTCCCGCCGCTTCTGCGCGGCACTTGTCGCCCAAGGATCGGCCTGCATTCCGGTCACCGTTCGCTGACATGGCGACCTCTGCCAGCATTCTTGGATGCGAGGGGCTGACCCTGTCGGCCTCCGAGAAGGCGTTCTTTGCCGAGGCGCGTCCATGGGGGTTCATCCTCTTCGCGCGTAACATTAAGAACGCCGCGCAAGTTCTTGCCCTGACAGAAGAACTGAGGGCGAGTGTGGGCTGGAATGCCCCCATTCTGATCGACCAGGAAGGGGGGCGCGTTCAGCGCTTGCGGGGTCCGATCTGGCGGGAATGGTCGCCGCCCCTCGACGCCATTAAGGCCGCGAATGATCCCTCCCGCGTCATGTACCTCCGCTCGTATCTGATTGGCCATGAATTGCGCGAGGTGGGGATCGACGTCCAATGCGGTCCAACCTGTGATGTGGCGCGCGACACGACCCACCCTTTCCTGAAAAACCGTCTGTACGGCTATGATGCGGATAGCGTGACCCGCTATGCCGAGGCCGTCGTGAGCGGTTTGGCCGACAGCGGCGTCGCGTGCGTTGTGAAGCACATCCCCGGCCACGGGCTCGGGACGGTGGACAGCCATCACGACCTGCCCCGGGTCACAGCGGACCGTGCCACGCTGGACGCGATAGATTTCAAGGTTTTCAATGGGATGGCCAGTCAATCCATGGGGATGACCGCCCATGTGGTGTTTGAGGCCATCGACCCGGACCTGCCCGCCACCCTGTCGCCGACGATGATCGACCTGATCCGCAGCGACATTGGGTTCAACGGCCTGCTAATGACCGACGATTTGTCGATGAATGCGCTTCCTGGCACCATCGGCGAGCGCGCCGCAGCCGCCCGTGCGGCGGGCTGTGACGTGATCCTCCATTGCAATGGTGACCGGGCTGAGATGGAGGAGGTTTTGGCCAATTGCGGCGTGCTGGATGGCCCCGCGAAGGAGCGGGCTGACATCGCCGATGCGCGCCGCCCCAGCCAACAACACCTTGACATCAACGCCGTTGAGCAAGAACTTTCCGACCTTCTGGGCGGAAAGGTTTACGTCAATGACAGGGACTGAATCCGGGGCCAGCGGGGGTCAGCCAGCCAACAGCGATGATTGGGACGCGGTCACCGCGCGCCGGGAGGCCGAGGCGCTGATCATCGACGTCGACGGGTTCGAAGGGCCACTGGACCTGTTGCTGACGCTGTCGCGGACGCAGAAGGTGGATTTGCGCCGGATCTCGATCCTGGCCCTGACCGAACAATACCTTGTTTTCATTGAGAAAGCGCGCCAGTTACGGATCGAGTTGGCCGCCGATTATCTGGTGATGGCCGCCTGGCTCGCCTTCCTGAAATCCAAGCTGCTGTTGCCGCCGGAACCGGGGGAAGAGGGGCCGTCGGGCGAAGATCTCGCCGCACATCTGGCGTTTCAGCTGGAGCGTCTGGCGGCGATGCGGGACTGCGCCGCGCGCCTGATGGCACAGGATCGTTTGGGCCGGGACCGGTTCGTGCGCGGGCAAACCCAGGCCATGACGACGAACCGCAAGGTGATCTACACGGCGGGCCTTCTGGACCTGATGCAGGCCTATGCCCGCATCCGCACCAAGGATGAATTCCGCCCCTTCGTGATGGACCGCGAGGCGGTGTTAACCATGGAAGAGGCGCTGGACCGCCTGCGCGGCATGGTCGGCTACATGGGCGACTGGGCGGATCTGATGTCGTATTTGCCCGATGGCTGGACCACGGACCCGGCCAAACGACGGTCTGCGGCGGCTGCAAACTTCGCGGCAGCCCTGGAGCTTGCGAAAGCGGGGCGTGTCGAGATCCGCCAGGCGGACACGTTCTCCCCCATCCAACTGCGCCGGAAAGAGCCATGACGGACACGCCGAAGCAAACCGAGGAAAGCCTGTTTCGCGCCCCCCCACTGGCGGAACAGGAACGCATGGTGGAGGCGCTTTTGTTCGCCTCGGCTGATCCCGTCAGTCTGGCGGAGATGGAAGCGCGGATGCCCCACGGATCTGACCCGGCGGAGGCGCTGTTTTTGCTGCGCAAACGCTATGAAGGGCGCGGCGTTCAGGTCGCGAAGGTCGGCGATAACTGGGCGTTTCGCACCGCGGCCGACCTGGGATTTCTGATGGCGCGCGACCAGGTGGAGCAGCGCAAACTGAGCCGTGCGGCCATTGAGACGCTGGCCATCATTGCCTACCACCAACCCGTCACACGGGCAGAAATTGAGGAAATTCGCGGTGTTAGCGTCAGTCGCGGCACGATAGACCAGCTGATTGAGCTGGATTGGATCAAGTTCGGCCGCCGTCGCATGACGCCCGGGCGGCCTGTCACCTATGTGGTCACGCAGCTGTTTCTGGATCATTTCGGGCTCGAATCCGCGCGCGATTTGCCGGGTCTCAAGGAACTCCGTGACGCGGGGCTGCTCGAATCCCGTCCGCCCGATGCTGACGACGGAGCGGAACCGCGCGATGAGAATACGTCGGACATGTTTGACGACGACGCGGATGCCTCGCTGGACGACGATAGCCCGCTGTTCGAGGACGACGCCTGATTTTCGCCGCACTTCTTTGCAACATCCACCCATACAGGCAAAAAAAGGCTCCATCCCATGGACAGAATTATCAACATGATCGTGCGTCAGGTGATCGGGCGCGTCGTGAACAAAGGCGTCGACGCGGGTATCGACCGGGCCACGCGTGGCCGCAACGGTGAGGCCCCGAATACGCAGCAGCGCCAACAGGCGCGGGGCGCGGTGCGTCACGCCCGGGGTGCCATGCGGATGCTCCGGCGCGCAGGCCGGATGTAAAGCCCGCCTCCCCCGGGGCGTGCTATTGGCTGCCTCCACCCCTATGCCGCGAGCCGGCCGGGCGCGACCCCCATCTGCCTGACCAAGTCCGCCAAAGGCGGAGGTTTGGCCGCGCTCCCGGTCTCTGGTGAGGTCGGTTGGCGGGTAAAGTGCGGGCAGCGCACCGCTCTCATCGTCTGAAACCATGGCAAGGGGGCCACACTTGCGGCCTCTCTGCAGGGGCCTGTCACACACTGCCTAGATTTTGCCTTATTTGCCCGCCACCCCTGTGGATAAGTCAAAAACAAAAAACAAATGAGGCAGTGTAATGGAGCGTTTGGTCACCAATTTTCTGCGCTTTGTCGCAGGACGCGACGGCGAGCGAGACACAAATATCCACGTCAACCGGATCGCCATGGGCGGCAGTCAGGACCGCGCCCTCGCGGCGTTCAAAGCGGATCAGGCGAAGGTTGCCAGCCGCCAAGACGGGGCGACATTCGCCACGAAACGCGCGGCAAAGTAGCATCCAGACCTACGGAAAACCCGAAAGGCGCCCTTCGCGGCGCCTTTTTTCTTGCCTGAACCGGATGCCGTGGCGTTAGCTCCGCCCACACTCACGAAAGACGGATTTCATGACCTGCAAGACCATTTTCGGCGCAATCGCCGCCTGCCTCACCTTCACCGCCGCAGCGACCGCGAACGTCGAATACGATTGCGGCGAATATAACAACGCGATCTATTCGATCACCTATTTTGACGAAGAAGATGTGGCCGAGATCCGCGCCGTGGATCTGGCCGGTCAGATGGCGTCCGCCCTGATGCGGCCCGCGATATCCGGCAGCGGCAGCCGCTACGTCTCGGACACCGGAAACTCCGAGTTTATCGAACATCAGGGCAACGCCTACCTGTTTGTGCAGGGCGTCCAGCTCACTTGCACCGTGTTCGCCGTCACCGCCCCTGGCGACAATGGGGGCGGCTTCGCGGCCGTTCCGCTCAATATCCCCGCCTATTCCTATGGCGGCAACCTGCGCAGCGGTCCCGGCATGCAATTCGGCACCCTGGGCAGCCTGCCCGAGGGCACGACGATCACCATTATCGAGGAGACGGGCATTTATATGGGCGACCACCAATGGTTTGGCGTGCGGCTCTTCAATGGCCAGACCGCCTATCACTGGGGCGGCATCATCTGCGCCTCGGGCGCGCCGCTGAACGGTGTCTTCACAGGCTGCTGAGGGGGCCTTTAGCAGGTTAATTTTCGGTTAACGAAAATCGGAAAAACGAGGTATACCAATAGCCTGACCCCCGGTTGCAAGCGTGCAACCCTCAGGGCAAATCACCAAAAAAGGGCGCCCGGAAAGGCGCCCTGATCTTACTATCGGTCAACGCCGTGGCCTTACCCGCGACGTCGCCGCATCACCGGCAGCGCAGCCAGGCCGCCAAGCAGCAATAGGGCGGAGGCGGGCAGGGGGATCGGCGCCGGCGCCGTTCCGGTCAACAGGATGTTGTCGAGGCCCGCGATTTCGCTGGAGGCCGAGGTATTTACCGTGGCGGAAAAGATGAACGACGTGCCCCCTGACATCGCGAAAGAAAAGGTCTCAAGAGCCAGCGATTGGGTTGCGTCGCTGCTGCCTGACCCACCACCGGTCTCCCCATTCCGATTGAAGATCTTGTTGAATGTCACGCCCCCATCAATGGAGTAGGACGCGAGCGAGGTATCAGCGCTGTCCCAGCGACCAATTTCGAAGTAGTCGAATGAAAATGTCAGGTCGGTGAAGCCGGTGATGTCGACCGCCATTGTGCGGAATACTCCGGGACCTTCAGGCTCGAACCACTGAAAATGCTCCCCGCCGGGCAATTGGGCGGATGCTGTCGGGAAGGGGTCGAAGGTGCCGATGTTATCTTGAACCGCAGCCCCTTCGGAGTCGACCGATGCGCTGTCTTCCGCGAAGGAGATGGTCCATTGCCCATTGGTCGCGGTAAAGCTGTCGCCTGCGTTGATTTCGCCAAACAGGCCTTCGTCAAGTTGGCCGGTAAAATCCTCGGAAAACAACACGCTGTTGGCCATTGCGGCCGGCGCAGACAAAAGAGCCGCTGCGGCGACCGCTACAAATAAAATAGATCGGGTCATGGGCAAATCCTTCCGTAGATACAGTACGCACAACGTTTAGACCGTCGCGCAGTTGACGCCAGGTAAAGTCTGCAACGCACGCTGTCGACAAAAAAGGGGCACCCGGCGGGCGCCCCTTTTATCGTGTGCCGTGACACGCGGCCAATCAGCGGTTGTTCTACAGGTCTAACCGGAGGTTAGCAGCTGTAGTACATGTCTAACCGGAGGTTAGCAGCTGTAATACATCTTGTATTCCATCGGGTGCGGCGTGTGCTCGTAGGCATAGACCTCTTCCCACTTCAGCGCGCAGTAGCCTTCGATCTGACTGCGGGTGAACACGTCGCCCTTCAGCAGGAACTCGTGATCGGCTTCCAGCTCGTCCAGCGCTTCGCGCAGGGAGGCGCAGACCGTGGGGATACCGGCCAGTTCTTCCGGCGGCAGATCGTACAGATCCTTGTCCGACGGATCGCCGGGGTGGATCTTGTTCTGGATACCGTCAAGGCCCGCCATCAACAGCGCCGCGAAGCACAGATAGGGGTTCGCCGCCGGGTCAGGGAAGCGCGCTTCCACACGCTTGGCCTTGGGGCTTTCCGTCCACGGGATCCGCACACAGCCCGACCGGTTGCGAGCAGAATACGCGCGCAGAACCGGGGCCTCAAAGCCCGGGATCAGACGCTTGTAGGAGTTGGTGGAGGGGTTCGTGAACGCGTTCAGCGCCTTGGCGTGCTTCAGGATACCCCCAATGAAATACAGCGCCTCGTCCGACAGATCGGCGTATTTGTCGCCTGCAAACAAGGGCTTGCCGTCCTTCCAGATCGACATGTTCACGTGCATTCCGGTGCCATTGTCGCCCGCGATGGGCTTGGGCATGAAGGTGGCGGATTTGCCATAGGCGTGGGCCACGTTGTGGATCACGTATTTGTATTTCTGCAACTCATCGGCCTGTTTGGTGAGGCTGTCAAAGATCAGACCCAGCTCGTGCTGGCACGACGCCACCTCGTGGTGGTGCTTGTCGACCTTCATGCCGATGCGCTTCATCGTGGACAGCATTTCCGAGCGCAGATCGTGGGAGGCGTCGATCGGGTTGACGGGGAAGTAGCCGCCTTTGACGCCCGGGCGGTGGCCCATATTGCCCATCTCATATTCGGTATCGCCGTTCCAGGAGGCGTCCTGCGCGTCGACCTCATAGGAGACCTTGTTGATCTCAACGGACATCCGCACATCGTCAAAGATGAAGAATTCCGCTTCGGGGCCGCAGTAGAAATTGTCGCCGATGCCGCTGGAAATCAGGTAGGCTTCGGCCTTTTCCGCCGTGCCGCGCGGGTCGCGCTCATAGGCCTCGCCCGTGTCGGGCTCCACGACCGAGCAATGCACGCAGAGCGTTTTTTCGGCGTAGAAGGGGTCCACATAGCCCGAGTTCGTGTCCAGCATCAGCTTCATGTCGGAGGCTTCAATGCCCTTCCAACCGGCGATGGAGGAGCCGTCGAACATGAAGCCCTCTTCGATGAAATCCTCGTCAACCTGGTCGGCCATCAGCGTGACGTGCTGCAACTTGCCGCGTGGGTCGGTGAAGCGAACATCGACGTACTCGACGTCCTCGTCCTTCATCATTTTCAAAAAGCTCTCTGTGCTCATCGTCACTTTTCCTTGAAATCGTAAGGGGTTAGGGTATTGCTCAACCTTGAGCAGGGCTTACAGCGCGTCTTCGCCCGCTTCGCCGGTTCGGATGCGGATCGCCTGGCTGACGTCGGAGACGAAGATCTTGCCGTCGCCGATCTTGTCGGTCTTGGCCGCGTTGATGATCGTCTCGATGGCGGCATCGGTCAGATCGTCGGCCAGAACGACCTCGATCTTCACTTTCGGGAGGAAATCCACGACATATTCCGCGCCGCGGTACAATTCGGTGTGGCCCTTCTGGCGTCCAAAGCCCTTGACCTCGGTCACGCTGAGACCCTGAATGCCGATTTCCTGAAGGGCCTCTTTGACCTCATCCAGCTTGAACGGTTTGATGATTGCTTCAATTTTCTTCATGGTCGCCGTCGTCCTCCTCGCCTTCGCCTGGGGGCCGTGACATCATCTTGTGCACCCCGCGTCCATGCAGGACGCAAGACGGGTCAGGGTTGCAAGGGGGAATCTGCATATCTTGCCCGGAAAATGCACATACCGCCTAAAAAATGATCATTCATGAATCGGATAGCGGAGCACCCATGACGGAGTTGGTCACAGCGGCAGAGATGCGCGCGATTGAGGCGGACGCCATCGCCAGCGGAGAGGTTACGGGTCTGGAGTTGATGGAGCGCGCGGGACGCGGGGTGGTGGATGCCATCCTGCGCCAATGGCCCGACGCGCAATCGGCGACGGTGCTGTGCGGGCCGGGCAACAACGGCGGCGACGGCTATGTCATCGCGCGGCTGTTGGCCGAGCGCTGGTGGAACGTGCGGGTCCTAGGTATGGGACAGGCGGACGCGATGCCCCCCGACGCCCGTGCCAGCCGTTTGGCCTGGACGGGGGAAGTGTTGCCGCTGGATGAGGCCACGTTGCGCCGCGGTCCGCCCACGGACATCTACGTCGACGCGATCTTTGGCACCGGACTGACGCGCGCGCCGGAGGGCGATCTGGCGTCATTGCTGCGCTATCTGGGCGGATCGGTTGGAGATTCTGCGTATTTCACGCCGCGCCTGGTCGCGGTCGATGCGCCGTCGGGCCTGTGCCTGGACCGCGGGCAAATGTTGGCCGGCGGGCGGGCGGAACCCGGCACGGCCTCAGTTCCGCTTTGCGCGCTGACTGTCACGTTCGAAGTGCCCAAGATCGGTCATTTCATCGCTGACGGCCCGGCCTGTTGCGGGCGATTGGAGGTCGTGGACCTTGGCCTGTTGCCATGGCGCAGTCTCCGACGCGATGCGGTGAGCGGCAAAATTGCGGAGGCCAGGCCAGCAACCGTCCGGGTGGAGCTGGTCGATACGACGCCGATGGTCCCCCCCGGCAGCCCGTTGGGCCACAGCCCGCCCTGGTTCGGCAAACGTGGCGGTCACAAATACGATCACGGTCACGTGCTGGTGGCCTCCGGCGGGGCAGGGCGCACGGGCGCGGCCCGGCTGGCGGCGCGGTCGGCGTTGCGCGTGGGGGCGGGTTTGGTGACGGTCGCCTCTCCGCCCTCGGCCCTCATGGAAAACGCCATGCACCTGACGGCGATCATGACCCGGCGCTGCGATGGTGCTGTCGGTCTGGCCGAGATCCTGGAGGATGCGCGCTTCAGCACAATCTGCCTTGGCCCCGGACTAGGTGTGGGGGGCGAGACCTGTGCCATGGTCAAGGTGGCCCTGAACGGGCGACGGCAGGTCGTATTGGACGCCGATGCGCTGACCAGTTTTGCCGACGATCCGGACGCGCTTTTTGACGCCATTCACCGCACCCACGGCTCCCAGACAATGCCACGTTACGCCACTGTATTAACGCCCCACGGTGGTGAGTTTCGACGCCTGTTCCCGGACATTGCAGAGATGTGGCAGCCAGCCGATCCAATGAAGCAGCTGCGCGA from Jannaschia sp. CCS1 includes:
- the argS gene encoding arginine--tRNA ligase, with product MTLFAEIRDTVLAAIDTLVADNVLPSGLEMRAVTVEPPRDASHGDMATNAAMVLAKPAGMKPRDIAEALAAKLADDARIDTVDVAGPGFLNLRLSGDVWRGVIADALTQGEAYGRSKIGAGKRVNVEYVSANPTGPLHVGHTRGAVFGDALASLLDVAGYDVTREYYINDGGAQVDVLVRSVYLRYLEAHGQDVAFEDGTYPGDYLIDVGQALKDKVGDAFVDKGEQFWLAEIREFATEQMMDLIRKDLALLGVEMDVFYSEKSLYGTGRIEAAIDDLRGKGLIYEGYLEPPKGKTPEDWEPREQTLFKSTEHGDDVDRPVMKSDGSWTYFAPDIAYHFDKVSRGFDELIDVFGADHGGYVKRMKAAVSALSGGDVPLDVKLTQLVKLRRGDEELKMSKRAGTFVTLADVVEMVGADVTRFHMLTRKNDAPLDFDVDKVREQSKDNPVWYVQYAHARIKSVLRKAEEAGMSPDPANLNAVNDPAELALAAKIAEYPRLIEIAAKGNEPHRVAFYLFDLASDFHGLWNKGNAETHLRFFQDDDPSATSGKLCLISAVAIVISNGLGILGVTPVDQM
- a CDS encoding SPOR domain-containing protein, translating into MADIQYTGNDPDAYSSYGAYDHAAQHGAATDASRVTQLINWTGALVSMGLVIGMGVWAFQLLVRDVADVPVIRALDGPMRVAPENPGGSIAENQGLAVNRLAEGAEAAPVPDQLLLAPPPQDLSAVDLDGTTEDTPEEQAFENASAALPDIDAEVVPEVVEEVDTDALIARLLQEAVPLTDMDAPVLEDDPTAIGEPAVDLVARAQTIPLSTPGVRRSPRPSLRPASLSRPAPAPATQDGAQGITDDASGFEMAAAELEAGTRLVQLGAFDTPDLARSEWERLSGNFPDFFLGRARVIEEASSGGATFYRLRAHGFSDLSASRRFCAALVAQGSACIPVTVR
- a CDS encoding glycoside hydrolase family 3 N-terminal domain-containing protein, coding for MATSASILGCEGLTLSASEKAFFAEARPWGFILFARNIKNAAQVLALTEELRASVGWNAPILIDQEGGRVQRLRGPIWREWSPPLDAIKAANDPSRVMYLRSYLIGHELREVGIDVQCGPTCDVARDTTHPFLKNRLYGYDADSVTRYAEAVVSGLADSGVACVVKHIPGHGLGTVDSHHDLPRVTADRATLDAIDFKVFNGMASQSMGMTAHVVFEAIDPDLPATLSPTMIDLIRSDIGFNGLLMTDDLSMNALPGTIGERAAAARAAGCDVILHCNGDRAEMEEVLANCGVLDGPAKERADIADARRPSQQHLDINAVEQELSDLLGGKVYVNDRD
- a CDS encoding segregation and condensation protein A, translating into MTGTESGASGGQPANSDDWDAVTARREAEALIIDVDGFEGPLDLLLTLSRTQKVDLRRISILALTEQYLVFIEKARQLRIELAADYLVMAAWLAFLKSKLLLPPEPGEEGPSGEDLAAHLAFQLERLAAMRDCAARLMAQDRLGRDRFVRGQTQAMTTNRKVIYTAGLLDLMQAYARIRTKDEFRPFVMDREAVLTMEEALDRLRGMVGYMGDWADLMSYLPDGWTTDPAKRRSAAAANFAAALELAKAGRVEIRQADTFSPIQLRRKEP
- the scpB gene encoding SMC-Scp complex subunit ScpB, with the translated sequence MTDTPKQTEESLFRAPPLAEQERMVEALLFASADPVSLAEMEARMPHGSDPAEALFLLRKRYEGRGVQVAKVGDNWAFRTAADLGFLMARDQVEQRKLSRAAIETLAIIAYHQPVTRAEIEEIRGVSVSRGTIDQLIELDWIKFGRRRMTPGRPVTYVVTQLFLDHFGLESARDLPGLKELRDAGLLESRPPDADDGAEPRDENTSDMFDDDADASLDDDSPLFEDDA
- a CDS encoding SH3 domain-containing protein — protein: MTCKTIFGAIAACLTFTAAATANVEYDCGEYNNAIYSITYFDEEDVAEIRAVDLAGQMASALMRPAISGSGSRYVSDTGNSEFIEHQGNAYLFVQGVQLTCTVFAVTAPGDNGGGFAAVPLNIPAYSYGGNLRSGPGMQFGTLGSLPEGTTITIIEETGIYMGDHQWFGVRLFNGQTAYHWGGIICASGAPLNGVFTGC
- a CDS encoding VPLPA-CTERM sorting domain-containing protein yields the protein MTRSILFVAVAAAALLSAPAAMANSVLFSEDFTGQLDEGLFGEINAGDSFTATNGQWTISFAEDSASVDSEGAAVQDNIGTFDPFPTASAQLPGGEHFQWFEPEGPGVFRTMAVDITGFTDLTFSFDYFEIGRWDSADTSLASYSIDGGVTFNKIFNRNGETGGGSGSSDATQSLALETFSFAMSGGTSFIFSATVNTSASSEIAGLDNILLTGTAPAPIPLPASALLLLGGLAALPVMRRRRG
- the glnA gene encoding type I glutamate--ammonia ligase produces the protein MSTESFLKMMKDEDVEYVDVRFTDPRGKLQHVTLMADQVDEDFIEEGFMFDGSSIAGWKGIEASDMKLMLDTNSGYVDPFYAEKTLCVHCSVVEPDTGEAYERDPRGTAEKAEAYLISSGIGDNFYCGPEAEFFIFDDVRMSVEINKVSYEVDAQDASWNGDTEYEMGNMGHRPGVKGGYFPVNPIDASHDLRSEMLSTMKRIGMKVDKHHHEVASCQHELGLIFDSLTKQADELQKYKYVIHNVAHAYGKSATFMPKPIAGDNGTGMHVNMSIWKDGKPLFAGDKYADLSDEALYFIGGILKHAKALNAFTNPSTNSYKRLIPGFEAPVLRAYSARNRSGCVRIPWTESPKAKRVEARFPDPAANPYLCFAALLMAGLDGIQNKIHPGDPSDKDLYDLPPEELAGIPTVCASLREALDELEADHEFLLKGDVFTRSQIEGYCALKWEEVYAYEHTPHPMEYKMYYSC
- a CDS encoding P-II family nitrogen regulator, whose amino-acid sequence is MKKIEAIIKPFKLDEVKEALQEIGIQGLSVTEVKGFGRQKGHTELYRGAEYVVDFLPKVKIEVVLADDLTDAAIETIINAAKTDKIGDGKIFVSDVSQAIRIRTGEAGEDAL
- a CDS encoding NAD(P)H-hydrate epimerase, with protein sequence MTELVTAAEMRAIEADAIASGEVTGLELMERAGRGVVDAILRQWPDAQSATVLCGPGNNGGDGYVIARLLAERWWNVRVLGMGQADAMPPDARASRLAWTGEVLPLDEATLRRGPPTDIYVDAIFGTGLTRAPEGDLASLLRYLGGSVGDSAYFTPRLVAVDAPSGLCLDRGQMLAGGRAEPGTASVPLCALTVTFEVPKIGHFIADGPACCGRLEVVDLGLLPWRSLRRDAVSGKIAEARPATVRVELVDTTPMVPPGSPLGHSPPWFGKRGGHKYDHGHVLVASGGAGRTGAARLAARSALRVGAGLVTVASPPSALMENAMHLTAIMTRRCDGAVGLAEILEDARFSTICLGPGLGVGGETCAMVKVALNGRRQVVLDADALTSFADDPDALFDAIHRTHGSQTMPRYATVLTPHGGEFRRLFPDIAEMWQPADPMKQLRERQDDSVAAFKRIGDQFAAYKEAQAAAISKVEATRAAAKRSGAVVLLKGPDTIVAAPNGRVAVAAAAYERAVPWLATAGAGDVLAGLIAGLAARSHDVFRSAADAAWLHVEAARAFGPGLIAEDLPEILPTVFRELGV